The sequence GGGTTGGCAACAGTGCAGAAGTTGTCGCAAGCATGCCCGGCAACGAAGGTCGTGATGCTGACCGCTTTCGATGACGAAGACCGGTTGCTCGCAGCGTTCAAAGGCGGCGCACGCGGTTACGTGGTGAAGGGCGTGGGGGTACGCGATCTGGCCAATATCGTGCGCTTGGTAGCTGCCGGAGACGTGTACGTTTCGCGCTCGCTCGCCGCCAGCTTGCTGAGCGAGCTGACAGGGACGCGGCCGCAGGACCCGTTAAGCGAGCTGTCGGAGCGCGAGAGTAATATCTTGAACCTGGTGGCCGAAGGCCTGACCAATCGCGAGATCGGAGAGCGCGTGCATCTCGCGGAGAAAACGGTCAAGAACCACATGACGAACATACTCGGCAAGCTGTGCGTGCGCAGCCGTGTCGAAGCCGCGTTGCTCGCCACCCGGCGGAATGAGCGGAAATAGTGGAAAGAGTTGTGTAGTGAGCAAGCAAGTGCGCGTGGACCGGCGTCTATCTCTTGCCAACATAGCGAGGCGTATTGCAACGGTAGTGGTTTGTTCTTCCCTCGTGCCGGCCGCAGCGCAAGCGGCGAGCGCAGAAGAGCGTGAGCGCGGCGGCAAGGAAGTCGTGGAGACGGTGTGCGCCGTCTGCCACAGCACAGGCGTGAATGGCGCCCCGAAAATCGGCGATCGGAAAGCATGGGCGAAGCTCGCGTCTCAGAGTCTCACCAGCCTCACTGGAGTCGCGCTCAAGGGTGTCCGCAAAATGCCGCCGCACGGCGGCAATCCCGATCTTAGCGATACCGAAATCGAGCGCGCCATTACCTACATGGTCAACCAGTCGGGCGGCGATTGGATCGAGCCCGTCACCAAGCTCGCCTCTGCTGCCCAGCGCGGCGGCGGGGAGGTCGTGCAGGCGTACTGCGCCAAGTGCCACCAAACCGGCGCAATGGGCGCGCCCAGGATCGGCGACCGGGCTGCCTGGATCCCGCGGCTCAAGCAAGGATTCGAGTTCGTGGTCCGTTCCGCGATCAAGGGGCACGGGCCGATGCCTTCCCGTGGCGATGTGGCCAGCCTTACCGATACTGAAATTCGAGCCGCGATCGCCTATATGATCAACGGAGGCATCGCCACGACGACCAGGCCGTCGGTTGTACCCACTGCAGGACCCGACCCCAATCGTCAGATCAACGACGGGGCGGAAAAACATCCAGGCATTGTGAGGTGGCTGCGGTCGTTTTGGACGCGGATTTGGGGGAATTCCGAGATACCGAAACAAGGGGCTGAAAATGGGCCCATGAGGCGATAAGTCAGGGATTGCGATGCTCTCGCCGGAAGGAGCTCGCGGCGCGACCGTTTCGACGTCCCCTTTGCCTACTTCCGGCCTCAGGCAATTGTCTACCCGATATCGAGCCGGCGCTCGCCGCGCACCTGCTCCACCTTCACTTCTTCGGTCACCGTGCCGCGCGAGGCATTGCGCGCCTGGCCGCTCAGCACCAGCTCGCGCAGCTGCGCGATCCGGTCGCGGTGCGACTTGGCGAGCGGCACCATGTCGCCCGCGGCGGCCACCAGATCGGCGGTCTCGATTTCGCGCTTGCCGTCCATGAACGCGGGGAACATCGCATCATTCACCACCGCCTCCAGCTCCGCCCCCACGAACCCCTCGGTGGCGCGCGCGATCTTCGGCAGGTCGAAGCGCTGCCGGATCATGGTGATGCCCTTGCGCTCCAGGTGCACCTGCAGGATCTGCTCGCGCTCCTG comes from Candidatus Binatia bacterium and encodes:
- a CDS encoding response regulator transcription factor, whose product is MTEPIRIVIADDHPLFREGVSHSLAAEPDLAIVGQAESGEETLRLAMDLAPDVVLLDIGMPGWGGLATVQKLSQACPATKVVMLTAFDDEDRLLAAFKGGARGYVVKGVGVRDLANIVRLVAAGDVYVSRSLAASLLSELTGTRPQDPLSELSERESNILNLVAEGLTNREIGERVHLAEKTVKNHMTNILGKLCVRSRVEAALLATRRNERK
- a CDS encoding c-type cytochrome translates to MRVDRRLSLANIARRIATVVVCSSLVPAAAQAASAEERERGGKEVVETVCAVCHSTGVNGAPKIGDRKAWAKLASQSLTSLTGVALKGVRKMPPHGGNPDLSDTEIERAITYMVNQSGGDWIEPVTKLASAAQRGGGEVVQAYCAKCHQTGAMGAPRIGDRAAWIPRLKQGFEFVVRSAIKGHGPMPSRGDVASLTDTEIRAAIAYMINGGIATTTRPSVVPTAGPDPNRQINDGAEKHPGIVRWLRSFWTRIWGNSEIPKQGAENGPMRR